One region of Malania oleifera isolate guangnan ecotype guangnan chromosome 6, ASM2987363v1, whole genome shotgun sequence genomic DNA includes:
- the LOC131158859 gene encoding protein PLASTID MOVEMENT IMPAIRED 1-RELATED 1, protein MMLSKVESRKKRGEDLGNEKLLRELEAINKAIYPDRSRSNRSISTLGSQSKSVGKTHISDSKSKPKQPNENPSNKDKKSFWNWKPLKALSHIRNRRFNCCFSLLVHSVEELPPSFDSIKLCVHWKRRDGGSATRPVRVSQRIAEFEEELTHVCSVYGSRNGPHHSAKYEAKHFLLYVSVFGAPDVDLGKHRVDLTRLLPLTLEELEEEKSSGKWTTSFKLSGKAKGAVMNVSFGYSVINDNPGRPAVGLNAPEMLKLKQNSTSPVKCGTKFTQGDNRSSMRRTGSLPVISGEKSPGLSRSVEDIKVLREVLPISRSELSSSVDYLYQTLDEDKLDTSIDNKSGLDVSTEHVEPLKPSSDSLLDSSQENATPEHDFTEHVEPLKPSSDSLLDSCQENAKPEHVFTEHVEPLKPSSDSLLDSGQENAKPEFDVFTELAEPLKHSLGSLPDSGKENVENDVDDNDFSVKEHGIELSLKESVKSDKDILEVAEVSLVETPDRVQNYSSFGAGPEEGSKLPSKDEEGGRFGDNLVICEYGSRDEVCTKESLLKELESALNVVSTLGSAGLDSPEDLENHVEVESNLKLNRIRKSHSLDDVTESVASEFLTMMGIEHSPFGMSSESEPDSPRERLLRQFEKDTLSSGFSLFDLGLSDGDQVQSGEEAASGPSWGNLYEDFELSSMIQAAGDEHCVATQSDSNKTRAKTLEDLETEALMREWGMNEKAFQHSPPNSSGGFGSPIDLPPEDPLQLPPLGDGLGPFVQTESGGFLRSMNPALFRSAKSGGSLVMQASRPVVVPADMGSGIMEILQRLASAGIEKLSMQANKLMPLEDVTGFTVQQMAWETATHLEAPERQALLQHESDGQDLSSGRKKVKGNSSLSRPTNDIKSSSRGHKMDSEYVSLEELAPLAMDKIEALSIEGLRIQSGMSDEDAPSNISSQSIGEISALEGKRGDISGSLGLEGAAGLQLLDIKDTGNEDDGMMSLSLTLDEWIRLDSGEIDDGDQISERTSKILAAHHANCRDLIRGGSKREKKRGKGSSRRCGLLGNNFTVALMVQLRDPLRNYEPVGTPMLALIQVERVFIPPKPKIYSTVSELRRNNDEDETELVANEDKKKKTKEENTGEEEGIPQFKITEVHVASLKTEPGKKKLWGTSTQQQSGSRWLLANGMGKSSKHPFMKSKAVTKSTAPAATTKVQSGDTLWSISARVHGKGGKCKELAALDPHIRNPNVIFPNETLRLS, encoded by the exons ATGATGTTGTCGAAAGTCGAATCCAGGAAGAAAAGGGGTGAGGATTTGGGGAACGAGAAGTTGTTACGGGAACTTGAAGCTATAAACAAAGCCATTTATCCAGACAGAAGCCGTTCGAACAGGTCCATTTCCACGCTTGGTTCTCAATCCAAATCTGTCGGGAAAACGCATATATCGGATTCAAAATCGAAACCCAAGCAACCAAATGAAAACCCATCAAACAAAGATAAGAAGTCCTTCTGGAATTGGAAGCCTTTGAAGGCCTTGTCCCATATCCGAAATCGTAGGTTCAACTGTTGTTTCTCCCTCCTTGTCCATTCTGTTGAAGAGCTGCCCCCAAGTTTCGATAGCATTAAGCTCTGTGTGCACTGGAAGAGACGGGATGGAGGGTCAGCAACTCGCCCGGTTAGGGTTTCTCAACGAATCGCCGAGTTTGAAGAAGAATTGACGCACGTATGCTCGGTGTATGGTAGCAGGAACGGTCCTCACCATTCAGCGAAGTATGAAGCAAAACATTTCTTGCTTTACGTTTCCGTGTTTGGTGCTCCTGATGTTGATTTGGGTAAGCACCGGGTTGATCTCACGAGGTTGCTTCCACTTACATTAGAGGAATTAGAGGAGGAGAAGAGCTCTGGTAAGTGGACTACAAGTTTTAAGCTATCGGGCAAGGCAAAAGGGGCTGTCATGAATGTTAGTTTTGGGTATTCTGTTATAAATGATAACCCTGGTAGGCCAGCTGTAGGCCTGAATGCTCCTGAGATGTTGAAATTGAAGCAGAATAGCACGAGCCCGGTGAAATGTGGGACAAAATTTACTCAAGGTGATAATAGGAGCTCAATGCGACGCACTGGAAGTCTTCCCGTTATCTCCGGTGAAAAATCTCCTGGTTTATCTCGGTCTGTAGAAGACATAAAAGTTCTTCGTGAGGTTTTGCCAATATCAAGGTCAGAGCTCTCTAGTTCAGTAGATTATCTTTATCAGACATTGGATGAGGATAAATTGGATACCTCAATTGATAACAAATCTGGACTTGATGTTTCAACTGAACATGTTGAGCCCTTGAAACCAAGTTCTGACTCTTTGCTTGATTCAAGTCAAGAAAATGCTACGCCTGAACATGATTTCACCGAACATGTTGAGCCATTGAAACCAAGTTCTGACTCTTTGCTTGATTCATGTCAAGAAAATGCTAAGCCTGAACATGTTTTCACTGAACATGTTGAGCCCTTAAAACCAAGTTCCGACTCTTTGCTTGATTCAGGTCAAGAAAATGCTAAACCTGAATTTGATGTTTTCACTGAACTTGCCGAGCCTTTGAAGCATTCTCTGGGCTCTTTGCCTGATTCAGGTAAAGAAAATGTTGAAAACGATGTTGATGATAATGACTTCTCTGTGAAAGAGCACGGGATTGAGCTGTCTTTAAAGGAATCAGTGAAATCTGACAAAGATATTTTAGAGGTGGCGGAGGTTTCTCTTGTAGAAACTCCTGATCGTGTTCAAAACTACAGTAGTTTTGGGGCAGGCCCTGAAGAGGGGAGTAAGCTTCCTTCCAAGGATGAAGAAGGTGGTAGGTTTGGAGACAATCTTGTGATATGTGAATATGGCTCTAGAGATGAAGTTTGCACCAAAGAATCACTATTGAAAGAATTAGAGTCAGCTTTAAACGTTGTGTCGACTTTGGGGTCAGCAGGGTTGGATTCTCCAGAAGACCTAGAGAACCATGTAGAGGTTGAATCCAATTTAAAACTGAATAGAATAAGAAAATCGCATAGCTTAGATGATGTTACAGAATCTGTGGCAAGTGAGTTCTTAACTATGATGGGGATAGAGCACAGTCCATTTGGAATGAGTTCTGAAAGTGAGCCAGATTCTCCACGAGAGCGTCTGTTGAGACAATTTGAAAAAGATACATTATCCAGTGGGTTTTCTTTATTTGATCTTGGTCTTAGTGATGGGGACCAGGTTCAATCAGGGGAAGAAGCTGCATCTGGGCCTAGTTGGGGAAACTTGTATGAGGATTTTGAACTATCATCGATGATTCAGGCTGCTGGGGATGAGCACTGTGTAGCTACTCAGTCAGATAGTAATAAAACAAGGGCCAAAACTTTAGAAGACTTGGAGACTGAAGCATTGATGCGTGAATGGGGCATGAATGAGAAAGCTTTCCAACATTCTCCACCAAACAGCTCTGGTGGGTTTGGGAGCCCAATAGATCTTCCTCCTGAAGATCCTCTACAGCTGCCTCCTCTTGGAGATGGCTTAGGTCCATTTGTTCAGACAGAGAGTGGAGGATTTTTGCGGTCCATGAATCCTGCACTTTTCAGGAGTGCTAAAAGCGGGGGAAGCTTGGTCATGCAGGCATCTCGTCCAGTTGTAGTACCGGCAGACATGGGATCTGGTATAATGGAGATATTACAGCGATTGGCCTCAGCTGGAATTGAAAAGCTCTCTATGCAGGCAAACAAATTAATGCCTTTGGAAGATGTCACTGGGTTTACAGTGCAGCAGATGGCATGGGAAACTGCAACTCATTTGGAAGCACCTGAGAG GCAAGCTTTGTTGCAGCATGAATCAGATGGGCAAGATTTATCCAGTGGGCGAAAGAAAGTTAAAGGCAACTCCTCCTTATCCAGGCCAACAAATGACATTAAATCAAGCTCAAGAGGCCACAAAATGGACTCAGAATATGTATCCTTAGAAGAACTTGCTCCTTTGGCAATGGACAAGATTGAAGCACTCTCAATTGAGGGATTAAGAATACAATCGGGAATGTCTGATGAGGATGCACCGTCAAACATCAGTTCACAATCCATCGGGGAAATCTCAGCCCTAGAAGGGAAGAGGGGCGACATAAGTGGTTCCCTAGGTTTGGAAGGAGCTGCTGGTTTGCAACTCTTAGACATTAAAGATACTGGCAATGAAGATGATGGAATGATGAGCCTATCTCTAACACTTGATGAATGGATTAGGTTGGATTCTGGTGAAATTGATGATGGAGATCAAATCAGCGAGCGGACTTCTAAAATTCTTGCTGCTCATCATGCTAATTGCAGAGACTTGATCCGTGGGGGTTCAAAGCGGGAGAAGAAAAGGGGTAAGGGCTCTAGTAGAAGGTGTGGTCTGTTGGGAAACAACTTCACTGTAGCTTTAATGGTGCAGCTGCGTGATCCACTGCGAAACTATGAGCCAGTTGGTACACCAATGCTTGCTCTTATCCAAGTGGAAAGAGTGTTCATCCCACCAAAGCCGAAAATATACAGCACAGTTTCTGAACTCAGGAGAAATAATGATGAGGATGAGACTGAGCTAGTAGCAAACGAAGATAAAAAAAAGAAGACTAAAGAAGAGAATACTGGGGAAGAGGAAGGAATTCCCCAGTTCAAAATTACCGAAGTCCACGTTGCAAGTCTCAAGACTGAGCCTGGCAAGAAGAAGCTGTGGGGTACTTCAACTCAGCAGCAATCTGGGTCTCGTTGGTTGCTCGCTAATGGAATGGGGAAAAGTAGTAAGCATCCATTTATGAAGTCCAAAGCTGTGACTAAATCTACTGCTCCTGCTGCAACTACGAAGGTGCAGTCTGGGGATACATTGTGGAGCATCTCAGCTCGTGTTCATGGTAAAGGGGGCAAATGTAAGGAACTTGCAGCTCTGGATCCCCATATACGAAATCCCAATGTTATCTTCCCAAATGAAACACTCAGACTGAGCTGA